The following DNA comes from Anastrepha obliqua isolate idAnaObli1 chromosome 1, idAnaObli1_1.0, whole genome shotgun sequence.
TAGGGTTGTTTCTTTAATATGccaaagaaaaattacaaatgttCATGTGATATTTCAAATGAAccgtaaattattattaaggtTTTATATTTGCACTGgaaattttcgaaacaaaatcGTTTTATATAACCGTTTTCtccataaaattaatatttttttaaaaactcgcACAAAAAGTTAAGTTATATTAATTGTttccattaaaataaattagctACCCAGTGGTGTACCTGGTTTCATAAATAGCCGagtgattttaataaattaaattgaccTATGACCTTTGATAACACTTTTAAAAAGCGTAAAAATTTATATGGAACCCCATTTTTGTTTAGCGAAACGGTgcgtatttttcatttttccatcATTCATCTCAAAATCGGAAAAAAAGCAGAAACGTGAATTCTTCAAACTGCAATGAACATAGATCCAATTAGCACTGCATCTGTATGGATTTGTTATCTGAAAGAACGACTTCCAGTGCTTTCGGAATAGGCAAGATTCCAATCGGCTCTGTATCTCACGATCATTTTATAGATTGCTTATTTAATAGGCCTTGAAAATAGcaatattttaacaattttgtgtttcagtTGGTGATTCATTAAAAACAGTAATCCTCTATGGaacacaaatattttccttGCATACTTAAGTTGTATATACTGGCAGTTTGAAGATATTACTAAttcataagaaaaattattagttCATATAATAAATCACATCTTTCtagtttaattaaataaattaaacagcACACGACTTTCGGTGCATTGGCTAACAGGGAAATGAATTTCTAAGCCTGCTTAATACAACCCTACCTTCACGTGTAAGTGACATTTGTTTTGACAATATTCGCACACTTctttttaaatcaaacaaaaatagaaataagatGTCCCAAatagatttccaaaaaaattttcgctTAGTTTTGGAGCAAATATTCAATAGTTGGCAAAATCTGCGGTTGGCTGTAGAACATGGAATGGGTGGACGCAATGGGCAACAGGTACAATAAAGTGAGCCTAGAATTTGTTAAGCACAATAATACAACTCTAACTTCCAGCTAGCAATAGAGATCATGGAATACACTTATAAATATTGCATAGGAAATGAAAACATAACACAAGGTGAGCTGCAAGATGTTTTGGAGGAACTATTGGATCAAGAATTTGACACAATATGCGAGGATAATTCCATACCTGGTACATATcccaaatgtaaatttggtaaACAATAACAGGAATATTAGTTTGATTTTCAGAAATCTGTCGCAATTTATTACGATATAAAGCACTATGCATCAATGGGGAGTATGCTCTAATAGAAAATGAATTGAGCAAATTGCCGAAAAGCAAAGAATGGCTACGACCTGatgtaaaaattgtatatacacCCATTGCAGGAGAGGACTCATCTTCGGACGAAGAAGATGGAAGCGGTGACTCTGAGGATGGTATGGATATTGACGATGATGAAGACAATGCCAGTTGTAGTCGCGTTACACGTTCACAGACACGTCGAAAGCAGGAAGAATTTGTAGAGCCAGAAGATGGCTGGACAACGGTTCGtagtaaaagaaaataagtaCTGATGAGGTTTACCACCACATCACCAACTTTGTAGAAAACATTGTAAAGTAAAATATCGATATTCTCAAGCACATctcgtatattttttatttttaaaattttaatcaaaaatactATTAACGTCCTGTAAATCTAAAAACCGCAACGTTGATATCTGTTCATGTGCTGCTGGCAAGCGATGTGTGCCATGACAAAATTCACAATTGGGAAGCACTTTACGTTCTTTTCGAGGTGTCACTTGTTTAACATACCTCAGTTGCGCCCACGGGCAATTAATTTGGTTCTTTGCTATTTTATCACTTTCTGCATGTCGCATTAATAAAGCCGTATCCATTACGGATTCCACATCATCTACGTTAGGAGTCATAGCCAGGCCGATTGCCGGATATATAAAGAACTCGAAAACAAACATGCCCATAAGCACAAGTATGGGTAAATATGCAGCGAAATATTTATCTGGCAGATAGTTGAGACCCCAACTCTCTGTTGGTAAAAGCGCCCACAGTAAATACAGAATGAACAGAGTAAAGAATAGCAAATAGAAACCAAATCCATACACCGCCCTATGTGGTGTTGGCGCAGGTGTGTGTTCCGGCATTATTGTTAGCTGCTTCAGTACTCGGCGAAAATTCTTTGATTGTATCAGTACAAAGCAAGAGAGATCCAAAAAAGGATGTAATAGCTGTACGCAGGCTCTTTACTTGGTCGGCTATAAAGTGAACTTCTATTTGATCTCCCACTAGCCGCAATTCTTTCTGAACAAAATTACGACGCGGCTCTTTATCAACACTTAGCACACGATAAATTATCTCCGCACGTTGTGCCGACTCGAAAGGAATTTTAATGGTACTGCGAATTGAGAAATGTAAGAATGAAAGAAAGACGTTTAATAAAAATGCTTTGACTTACGCCTCAGTGGACttcttattattttcattaagtgCATCCGATCCTGCATCTGTTGGAAGAGGCATTATGAATTCAGTTTGTGTGAACACTATTCCATTATCGCCTATACCGAAGAGTGAGTGGAAACAAAAGTGTTTGCTATGCTTCCTGCTAGGAGCAGGGTTcactatatgaaaaaaaatttggttttagttttgttcTACCATCATCAGTTACTCCATTGGCAAATATATACTACTTAAAATACATTCAATGTAATTCACTTATTTGTGTATTGAAcccaattattaaatatataacattttataataattattataaaaatctcGTTTATATGGAATGAATTTTCATTCTCGCTCAATGGAAAAGTAAGTACACCCTGTGCTGTCATTAACAATTTAGATGAGAAAATAAAGCACGATAATTCATTTGTTGACATCATTTCATTGAGTTTTTCTGCGATAGATGCATATTTTATACGATTAGACTAATAtcgcaatttataaaaaatggaagCACTAGATATACTTGAAAAGCGTATAGATACACTATCACGCATGTTGGGACCGCTTCCTGACGATGGAAATAGGAACACTATTGGTGATACCTCGGAGTTAAGCAAACCTCCAGGAGCCGCACCCGAGACGGTCGTCGATTCTCTGCTTACAGTCAACAGCATGTTGAATGGGGTAATCGGTGATCGTGAGCAAATCGCAAAAGCTATTACACGTGCTCCAGAACTTGAAAAATACCTCGATCCAAATTTCTTAGAAGAAAACCAGCAAGTTCGTTCAAAGGAGGTGTATCTTAATGCAGTGGCTCCAGATCTACATGCGCAATTTGAACAATTGGAACGCGTTAAACAGCTAGAACCAACATTAGGTGCAGAATATTTTCGCAGTATACCTGGCGAGTGTACcgaaaaattaaagcaacattCACTAGATAATGAACAATTTGCACAGCAAGCTGAGTTGATCGAGGAAAGTCTGATATTAGCGATGAAACGTTATGGAGAAATACAAGTGGGTTTATTGGAGTCACTTGAAGCCATGAACAAAAGACTTGAGGCGATTGAAGAAAAAATGGAACAAAAGAAACGCTCTGAGGCAGAAATGGAGCTTCCAATGCCCgagtaataaatatattagcTGTATTCTCAACTTATTTATCTCTATGTTTGTTAATCCAATGTGTGCTTTGGCTGATAAGAAAGTTGATTAAGAACTAAAAGGATTAGTGGAAACCCGACTTTCCGATGTGCTACTCTTGACGAATTAAATTCGAGGAACACAGactaaaatttgtaataatatattttacacttacacttttatttatactttattttgaataatagTTGCTCCAAGTCCATGTCGTTTGCTCTGTCTTAAATataattggaaaaattaaacTGTACACTATAAACCTTAAAACAActgttttaaattattcttcAGCCACAACTACATCCGGTAAATggcattttgatttttaattttcatttattttgctaaTTTCTAAAAGACTTCATTTAGTATAGGGTTTACTTGTATTCACTCGTCTTCTTCCTTGTCTTTGCGATGAGATTTTTTCTTCTCGCTACGACTTGTTGAGGAAGACGTACTAGCTGTCTTGCCACTTCGATCACGTTCCTTTTCGCGAGATTTAGAACGCCGACGTGTTTTGTCACGACTACGCGATCGCTCTCGCCGCGATCTAAATACACAAACCATCAATTTTGGTGTTGTTTCGgggaaattaaagaaaatacaaatacaaaattgacAGCTTACCTTTCACGTTCGCGGTCACGATCACGCTCACGCCTTCTTCGTTCACGATCCTCATCTGCCGTACGGTCAGTGTcctatatttaataattatattaatcaATGGTATATATGCACGTAGATGagaaaactaatataatttatttacgtcaattttttcacttctgTCTCGCTCTCTTTCACGATCTGGTTCTCGTTCGCGTTCACGTTCTCTATCGCGCTCACGGTCACGCGACTTGGAACGTCGTCTGGTTTTTTCACGACTACGTGAACGTTCGCGTCGTGGTCtggaaaataatatacataataaTATCATATTCataatatcaatttattttccCTACCTTTCGCGTTCCCTTTCTCTCTCTCGTTCCCGCTCTCTTTCAGTTTCACGATCTCGATCACGATCACGTTCTCGTTCACGATCTCTATCCCGCTCTCTGCGCTCATTCCGTTCATAGTCACGGTCTCTTTCACGCTCACGCTCATGGCGCTCGCGATCCATATGTAATGGGTTTGGTGGTCCACCTCCATGTGGACCCATCAGGCGAGGCGGTCCCATAGGCATTCTCATTGGAGGTCCTCCGGCGGGACCAATCATCATACCCATACCAGGTGGTGGAGGACCCATAgctatagaaaacaaaaatctgtaattaaaaagtagtgtctatgtatgtaaattaaatattcttgCCCATGTTTGGCGGAGGCATAACAGGCATTATGGGCGGATGTTGACGCATCTGTGGAGGCGGTCCACCAATCTGTGGGGGAGGCACGCCCATCGGTGGAACACCAGGTGGTCCGGACATTCCGGTTGCTGGCGGTGGTACCATTCCAGGACCGGGAGTTAATTCTTTTATGCCAGATGGAACCCACCCCGGATTTTCATTGTTCCATTGTGACTCTTGCGTCGGTTCATAGCCGTAATCAAATGTTTCAGGTTCTGGGAAGTATGGCTCATCTGCGGGCGGTGGTGCACCAAAATTCGTTGATAATTGTGATACCGAGCCTGGTCGAGAATATTCACGGCATTCGGCCGTCATTACTTGGATAGGGTTCTCCTTACTATTTGTAGTACTGATCGGTCGAGGTCCTCGTGGCATGCCCATACCCATACGCGGTGGGCCGTGGTGTACACCCTGCGGCGGTGGTAAAATTCCAGGAGGTGGCAGTTGCATTTGATCGTTTGCTAACAGTCCAGGTGCCATGTTGCTAATTTGCCCAGCACTTACAGCTCCATCATGCTGACGCTCAGCGGactgattaatattttgtgttaaGCTAGCCAAACCGACACCACTTTCCTGTATGCGAAATCGTTTTTGACGCTCGCAGTAGGCACGCCATGTCTCCTCATTGAACCCATAATTGAAATAATCAGTAATATCAGCACCTGGCTTACGCCACGGTTTATCCTCCAAGGAATCGATACTAAATTCATGTGCTGGTACACCATTTATGGTGCCGACAACTTCAAAATCTTCAACACTAAATTTACCACCCGGTGCAACAGACTTGGATTTTTCTTGGCCAGATCCAGGAGGACCAGCCAATAAATTTGCGCGttgtttaatattatatgtactaGGTGCAGGTTTTATATCACCAATTACAACATTGATATCATCATCCGAGTCATCTTCATCATCTAAGTTCCCCTCGCCATCTTCTGTCACTTTTGCCTTCAAAACTAAACTTAGCTAAACTCAATTCAAACATTGATGAAATTATTTTACCTGCTGCATTTGATTGCCATTTTCTTCCCCTGCGTCAGTAGTATCTGCTGCAGTGCTAGCAGCAGCAGCCGCGGCTTCTTCATCCTCTTCCATTTCTTGAGCTGGATCTTCAAACTCACCAAACGGTTCTTCCTCATCGCGCGATTCACACTCTTTCGCTGCCAACGCGTCACCTCTTCCTACCAAGGCAGTCGCTTCATTTTCAGACTTCTGAGACAATAGCGGCGCCTCCTTATCTATGCCAACAGTAGCTTCATTATCTTCATTTGTTGTTGAATCAGGATTCGATGTGCCATACAACCAGCTATCTTCATTTGTATCATCagccattttattatttaatttataatagcTTTATGCAAATCTTTTTTATGACAAAGGATTATTGTAAAAAGCgcgtttaataaaattcacttCGAAGTAAACTAGTTCTATAAACGCCGAAAAGTGTGCAAAGCACAGGGTGATCAATGAACTTAATTTTATGGCCAAGTTGTCAGGGGACGTTTAACTGGACTTTTcggttaaaaaaagttaaaacaccCTATTTGGTAGTTTTAACCAATACTGAAAATATGGCtcaatgaaaattatgaaaataacagCTTTTTTCTCGTAGTTATAGAATGAAGTGAATTATGTCTACAAGcctgttttctttgcattttatttggtttttactttgacgtttctctttacattcgtaaaaataattatcgataacacggAGTTGTATCTCAAAAAGTGTGGTaataatctaggattattttataatctcagatttgcttttaattacggattgggaacTAAGCACGAAAATATTAACGTATTATaagatatgtatttgttttggaTACGATTTTCtagcttaaat
Coding sequences within:
- the LOC129249012 gene encoding uncharacterized protein LOC129249012; translation: MPLPTDAGSDALNENNKKSTEATIKIPFESAQRAEIIYRVLSVDKEPRRNFVQKELRLVGDQIEVHFIADQVKSLRTAITSFFGSLLLCTDTIKEFSPSTEAANNNAGTHTCANTT
- the LOC129250195 gene encoding uncharacterized protein LOC129250195, with the translated sequence MEALDILEKRIDTLSRMLGPLPDDGNRNTIGDTSELSKPPGAAPETVVDSLLTVNSMLNGVIGDREQIAKAITRAPELEKYLDPNFLEENQQVRSKEVYLNAVAPDLHAQFEQLERVKQLEPTLGAEYFRSIPGECTEKLKQHSLDNEQFAQQAELIEESLILAMKRYGEIQVGLLESLEAMNKRLEAIEEKMEQKKRSEAEMELPMPE
- the LOC129250188 gene encoding pre-mRNA 3'-end-processing factor FIP1, giving the protein MADDTNEDSWLYGTSNPDSTTNEDNEATVGIDKEAPLLSQKSENEATALVGRGDALAAKECESRDEEEPFGEFEDPAQEMEEDEEAAAAAASTAADTTDAGEENGNQMQQAKVTEDGEGNLDDEDDSDDDINVVIGDIKPAPSTYNIKQRANLLAGPPGSGQEKSKSVAPGGKFSVEDFEVVGTINGVPAHEFSIDSLEDKPWRKPGADITDYFNYGFNEETWRAYCERQKRFRIQESGVGLASLTQNINQSAERQHDGAVSAGQISNMAPGLLANDQMQLPPPGILPPPQGVHHGPPRMGMGMPRGPRPISTTNSKENPIQVMTAECREYSRPGSVSQLSTNFGAPPPADEPYFPEPETFDYGYEPTQESQWNNENPGWVPSGIKELTPGPGMVPPPATGMSGPPGVPPMGVPPPQIGGPPPQMRQHPPIMPVMPPPNMAMGPPPPGMGMMIGPAGGPPMRMPMGPPRLMGPHGGGPPNPLHMDRERHERERERDRDYERNERRERDRDRERERDRDRDRETERERERERERERERPRRERSRSREKTRRRSKSRDRERDREREREREPDRERERDRSEKIDDTDRTADEDRERRRRERDRDRERERSRRERSRSRDKTRRRSKSREKERDRSGKTASTSSSTSRSEKKKSHRKDKEEDE
- the LOC129248995 gene encoding pre-rRNA-processing protein TSR2 homolog, giving the protein MSQIDFQKNFRLVLEQIFNSWQNLRLAVEHGMGGRNGQQLAIEIMEYTYKYCIGNENITQGELQDVLEELLDQEFDTICEDNSIPEICRNLLRYKALCINGEYALIENELSKLPKSKEWLRPDVKIVYTPIAGEDSSSDEEDGSGDSEDGMDIDDDEDNASCSRVTRSQTRRKQEEFVEPEDGWTTVRSKRK
- the LOC129249003 gene encoding phosphatidylinositol N-acetylglucosaminyltransferase subunit P — its product is MPEHTPAPTPHRAVYGFGFYLLFFTLFILYLLWALLPTESWGLNYLPDKYFAAYLPILVLMGMFVFEFFIYPAIGLAMTPNVDDVESVMDTALLMRHAESDKIAKNQINCPWAQLRYVKQVTPRKERKVLPNCEFCHGTHRLPAAHEQISTLRFLDLQDVNSIFD